TTTATTGGAGAATGCCTCCGCTAGCAACTCCCCTGCCATGATGCACATGGCTCTGTAGTTACCTGAAGACTGTTCCGCAAGCGTTTTGATGAGCCCCGGAGTCATGAGTCCTGGATTTCCTGCGAGGGTTATGGATTGTTCCAGGAATTCGGCTAAATCTTTTTTGGTCTCGGCCTCCATAACAAGCCGAGTTCGGATGCGGCTGCCAAGAGGGATCAAATCAGGCATCCGAAACTTTTCTGGCAGTCGCCTGTCCCCGCAGAGCACCACAGTCAGGATATTCTTAGAGTCGAATTCCGTACTCGACAGTAGACGAAGCTCGTTGAGAGCCGTCGCGGGCATTTCTTGGGCTTCATCTATTAAAAGTACGGGTCTGAGCAGGCTGGATTCGATATGGTTGTGCCACTTTTCCCTTAGGATTTTGAACCCGGCGAATCGATTACTCCCTTTGAGTTCTATTCCAAAGAGGTTGCCTACCTCCCTGTAAAAGTCGGCAATTGCACTCTGAGGCCTCGATAGTGCGCCCACTGTCAAGTCACGCATCCCCTCCAGTTTGTCGTTTATCAGCCTAAGGACGACTGATTTTCCGGTGCCGGGGTCTCCGGAGATCATGGCAAAACCCCCATCCATCACCAGGTTTTCGATTTTCCAGATGAATTTGTCTGTCCGGTCATTCGTGATCAGACCTTCCTTCGGGATTTCCGGCGAAAAAGGATTCCATTTAAGCCCATACATAGATAGTAAACTCCTGTTATTCATTAAGACTCCTGGGTTTCGTTTTGTGGGATATAGGGCAAAGGCATGCCTGTTGCGGCAAAGTCTTCTAAGTATTTTTGCAATAGTGGTGCAGCCTCGGGATCTGGGACAGGCATTGGCAACCTGTCATTTCCCGTTGCTCGTCTTAATCCATCAGAGTTGCCTTGGTTGTCCACCGGCCAAAGCCTAGCCATCAATTTATCAGTGTCTGGATCGACCAAATGGACAAACGAGGGATCCCATTTAGCAATGTGCATAAGAAGTGATTCGAAATGACGGTAAGCATATGGGATTTCATAGCGCCTGCCATGGACCGTCACGGTGCCATCGGAGGACCTTTGTCGTCTCGTAATTCTGCCTCTGAAGGCTTCTTTTAGTGCTTCCGGGTTGGGCGAGGGTCTAGAGACATCTTGGCTGGAAATAAAGCGATCCAGAGGCGGCTGGCCGGTTTCTCTGTTGGTTTCTTTATTGTAGCCCATTTCAGCCCAGGAGATGGTGAATTTGTTCAATTCTCTCAGATCAAGATCTTTGTCGTTTGGCAGCATCGGCATGAGTCTTGATTCGAGGATCGCCCAAAATCGCTCTGTCTTGCCATTCTGATAGGGAGAGTAAGGCAGACATGGGTCGTGGATGACACCCAGCCGGGATAGTCCCTGGGTAAATTCGTCGGCTTTCATTGCAGAGCCGTTGTCAGTCATCAGAGACCTTGGAAGGCCTCGCTTCAGAAAAGCTTGAGAGAGTCCATGGACCAAGTTTTCACAGCTTTCACTAAGGTACCACTGGATATGGCAGCAGAGACGCGAATGGTCGTCATGGATGGCGAGGCAGATAGGTTTCTCCCACTGGCCTTTTGAGTTAAGAATCTGGCGGGAGCCATGGTGAAAGTCTAAATGCCACAAGGAAGAAACATACTCCATCTCAAAGCTTCTGACTTCACGGGAGTTTAGGCGGTCACGAGCGAGTTGGCGGCCAGGCGTCTCTTTTTTTGGTCTTGGCTGTCTCTTCATACCCTCGGAATTCATATGCCTCCTGAGTGTAGAATAGGACGGACACTTGCCAAGAGACGGATCTTTATGCATGAGGACTTTCAAGTTTGAGTGGTGTAGAGATTTGGTCCAATCTGGGTGCCGCTGATACTGGTCACAGATTAGAGACTTGACGGTCTCTGTCACCATCTTGCTGAGACCTCGATCCCTTCTGGGTATGCTACAGAGAGCATCGACAGGGTCACGGGCTTTTCTAGCAATATAAAACCACCGCTCGATAGTGCCGACGCTATAGGTCCGGTGCTCCTTGGTGACAGGGTGCAACCATTGAATATTTGCTAAGCGGCGAAGCTCGGTTATGAGGCTATCATCCGTCGGCGGGCAAGCTAGAA
This sequence is a window from Pseudomonadales bacterium. Protein-coding genes within it:
- a CDS encoding ATP-binding protein, with product MNNRSLLSMYGLKWNPFSPEIPKEGLITNDRTDKFIWKIENLVMDGGFAMISGDPGTGKSVVLRLINDKLEGMRDLTVGALSRPQSAIADFYREVGNLFGIELKGSNRFAGFKILREKWHNHIESSLLRPVLLIDEAQEMPATALNELRLLSSTEFDSKNILTVVLCGDRRLPEKFRMPDLIPLGSRIRTRLVMEAETKKDLAEFLEQSITLAGNPGLMTPGLIKTLAEQSSGNYRAMCIMAGELLAEAFSNKQSQLDEQIFFETFAPHKKARKKGARSS
- a CDS encoding transposase family protein encodes the protein MNSEGMKRQPRPKKETPGRQLARDRLNSREVRSFEMEYVSSLWHLDFHHGSRQILNSKGQWEKPICLAIHDDHSRLCCHIQWYLSESCENLVHGLSQAFLKRGLPRSLMTDNGSAMKADEFTQGLSRLGVIHDPCLPYSPYQNGKTERFWAILESRLMPMLPNDKDLDLRELNKFTISWAEMGYNKETNRETGQPPLDRFISSQDVSRPSPNPEALKEAFRGRITRRQRSSDGTVTVHGRRYEIPYAYRHFESLLMHIAKWDPSFVHLVDPDTDKLMARLWPVDNQGNSDGLRRATGNDRLPMPVPDPEAAPLLQKYLEDFAATGMPLPYIPQNETQES